The Theropithecus gelada isolate Dixy chromosome X, Tgel_1.0, whole genome shotgun sequence genome includes a window with the following:
- the NKAP gene encoding NF-kappa-B-activating protein, with protein MAPVSGSRTPDREASGSGGRRRSSSKSPKPSKSARSPRGRRSRSHSCSRSGDRNGLSHQLGGLSQGSRNQSYRSRSRSRSRERPSAPRGIPFASASSSVYYGSYSRPYGSDKPWPSLLDKEREESLRQKRLSERERIGELGAPEVWGLSPKNPEPDSDEHTPVEDEEPKKSTTSASTSEEEKKKKKKSSHSKERSKKRRKKKSSKRKHKKYSEDSDSDSDSETDSSDEDNKRRAKKAKKKEKKKKHRSKKYKKKKSKKSRKESSDSSSKESQEEFLENPWKDRTKAEEPSDLIGPEAPKTLTSQDDKPLNYGHALLPGEGAAMAEYVKAGKRIPRRGEIGLTSEEIASFECSGYVMSGSRHRRMEAVRLRKENQIYSADEKRALASFNQEERRKRENKILASFREMVYRKTKGKDDK; from the exons ATGGCTCCGGTGTCCGGCTCGCGCACCCCGGATAGGGAGGCCTCGGGCTCGGGGGGAAGACGTCGCAGTTCGTCCAAGAGTCCGAAGCCCAGCAAATCTGCCCGCTCCCCGCGGGGCCGCCGCTCTCGCTCGCACTCTTGCTCTCGGTCCGGGGACCGGAATGGACTCAGCCATCAGTTGGGTGGCCTCAGCCAAGGCTCCCGCAACCAGTCCTACCGCTCACGCTCCCGGTCGCGTTCTCGAGAGCGGCCCTCTGCACCCCGGGGCATCCCCTTCGCTTCTGCCTCCTCGTCAGTCTATTATGGCAGCTACTCGCGCCCCTACGGGAGCGACAAGCCTTGGCCTAGCCTCCTCgacaaggagagggaggagagcctGCGGCAGAA GAGattaagtgagagagagagaattggagAACTGGGAGCTCCTGAAGTATGGGGACTTTCTCCAAAGAATCCTGAACCAGA ttCTGATGAACATACACCAGTGGAGGATGAAGAGCCAAAGAAAAGCACTACTTCAGCTTCCACTTCagaag aagaaaaaaagaagaagaagaagtctAGCCATTCAAAAGAAAGGtccaagaaaaggagaaagaaaaaatcatcgaaaagaaaacataagaagtATTCTGAAGATAGCGACAGTGACTCTGATTCTGAAACAGACTCCAGTG ATGAAGATAACAAAAGGAGAGCAAAGAAagccaagaaaaaggaaaagaagaagaaacacagatC gaagaaatataagaaaaagaagtctAAGAAGAGCAGAAAAGAGTCCAGTGATTCAAGCTCTAAAGAATCCCAAGAAGAGTTTCTGGAAAATCCCTGGAAGGATCGAACAA AGGCTGAAGAACCCTCAGATTTAATTGGCCCAGAGGCTCCAAAAACACTTACCTCTCAAGATGATAAACCTTTGAA CTATGGCCATGCTCTGTTACCTGGTGAAGGCGCAGCTATGGCTGAATATGTAAAAGCTGGAAAACGTATCCCACGAAGAGGTGAAATTGGCTTGACAAGTGAAGAAATTGCATCATTTGAATGCTCAGGTTATGTAATGAGTGGTAGCAG GCATCGCCGAATGGAGGCTGTGCGACTGCGAAAAGAGAACCAGATCTATAGTGCTGATGAGAAGAGAGCCCTTGCATCctttaaccaagaagagagacgaaagagagagaacaagatTCTGGCCAGTTTTCGGGAAATGGTTTACAGAAAGACCAAAGGGAAGGATGACAAATAA